From a single Streptomyces liliifuscus genomic region:
- a CDS encoding SpoIIE family protein phosphatase, with product MTTELHPGGPPQDPRPTGNQPLPRQERVGHAALPSDNRTRSSVITARAAASFDPVGRSVATARSFVRDTLQGWGFADIVDDAVVLTSELVTNAVVHAGTSADVLCLRSDEGVRIEVGDRYPEREIPLQATAINMGSPDREGGRGLQLCAALAGRWGVEYTPTHKQVWFQLELPERSVGTRTAGPALPANLLPLADGRVRVAVIQIDRTGAINAWNEDAEELFGYAAEQVIGKPLTDLAAWPHTPGTSTGIVEALQLSRWEGSYGLRAANGRVTPVYASHLRVRDTGGEPSTVCLLVRDHERAVLQTPLRVNASDTTTSSEGQASDPFEVFIGSPAPDDLDGLLQRTVERARDMLDGDSAFLLLATDDETELEVRASTGLPSARQRFARVPVEAGPGRYGSARMPAVHEDLTVVPGAVPLLSGTGMRSVVTVPLKVEGRLTGSLGVAAEAQGRYSNEEALRLQFAADRIALAVESARLGELERLRRGSLSFLVEASDLLAGTLDRDQTLALMAQMTVPTLATWCAVYTIADQASDPYLSYVLHEDEERIDGLKALLSKIAPPDPVPTPGARVWGAPAEAAHQAALRTSMRSLGLGEPATVSSGIGTTLQTAAAVGGETVVLPLVARNRVIGMLTLGKPSDEHFRQEILELAEDLSRRAALALDNARLYSERTAISQSLQRSLLPPELPQIDGVEVEVIYRAAGEGNEVGGDFYDLFPIRDGAYGFAIGDVCGTGPEAAAVTGLARHALRLLAREGFGGPAVLERLNSAILDEGARSRFLTLLYGELWPQEDGSALLKVVCAGHPLPLRLRQDGTVEPAAEPQPLLGVMEDLELYEQTITLDPGDVLLCVTDGVTERREGTRMLGDDGLIDVLTTCTGLTAGAVAARIMRAVERFASDAPSDDMAILAMRVPGLQND from the coding sequence ATGACCACCGAACTGCATCCTGGGGGACCGCCCCAGGATCCCCGGCCGACGGGGAACCAGCCCCTGCCACGGCAGGAGCGGGTCGGCCACGCAGCGCTGCCCTCCGACAACCGGACAAGGAGTTCTGTGATCACCGCGCGCGCGGCCGCCAGCTTCGATCCTGTCGGGCGGTCCGTCGCGACCGCTCGGTCCTTCGTCCGTGACACCCTCCAGGGTTGGGGCTTCGCCGACATCGTCGACGACGCCGTGGTCCTCACCAGCGAGCTTGTCACCAACGCCGTGGTGCACGCGGGCACGTCCGCCGACGTCCTGTGCCTGCGCAGCGACGAGGGCGTACGGATCGAGGTGGGGGACCGCTACCCGGAACGTGAGATTCCACTCCAGGCGACCGCCATCAACATGGGCAGCCCCGACCGCGAGGGAGGCCGCGGCCTCCAGCTCTGCGCCGCCCTGGCCGGCCGCTGGGGCGTCGAGTACACACCCACGCACAAGCAGGTCTGGTTCCAGCTGGAACTGCCGGAACGCTCGGTGGGCACCCGCACGGCCGGCCCCGCCCTCCCGGCCAACCTCCTCCCGCTCGCCGACGGCCGCGTACGCGTGGCGGTCATCCAGATCGACCGCACCGGCGCCATCAACGCCTGGAACGAGGACGCGGAAGAACTCTTCGGGTACGCGGCCGAACAGGTCATCGGCAAGCCCCTCACCGACCTCGCGGCCTGGCCGCACACACCCGGCACCAGCACCGGCATCGTCGAGGCGCTCCAACTCTCCCGCTGGGAGGGCAGCTACGGCCTGCGCGCGGCCAACGGCCGTGTGACGCCCGTCTACGCCTCGCATCTGCGCGTCCGGGACACCGGCGGCGAACCCTCGACGGTCTGCCTTCTCGTACGCGACCACGAACGCGCCGTCCTGCAGACCCCGTTGCGCGTCAACGCCTCGGACACGACCACCAGTTCGGAGGGCCAGGCGTCGGACCCCTTCGAGGTCTTCATCGGCTCACCGGCCCCCGACGACCTGGACGGCCTCCTCCAGCGCACGGTGGAGCGCGCCCGCGACATGCTCGACGGCGACTCCGCCTTCCTCCTCCTGGCGACCGACGACGAAACGGAGCTGGAGGTCCGCGCCTCCACCGGCCTCCCCTCCGCCCGCCAGCGCTTCGCCCGCGTCCCCGTGGAAGCGGGCCCGGGTCGCTACGGCTCGGCCCGAATGCCCGCGGTGCACGAGGACCTGACGGTCGTTCCGGGCGCCGTACCGCTGCTCAGCGGCACGGGCATGCGCTCGGTCGTCACAGTCCCCCTCAAGGTCGAGGGCCGCCTGACCGGTTCGCTCGGCGTCGCGGCGGAGGCCCAGGGCCGGTATTCGAACGAGGAGGCCCTGCGCCTCCAGTTCGCCGCCGACCGCATCGCGCTCGCCGTGGAGTCGGCACGCCTGGGCGAGTTGGAGCGCCTGCGCCGCGGTTCACTGTCCTTCCTCGTCGAGGCCTCGGACCTCCTCGCGGGCACGCTGGACCGCGACCAGACACTGGCCCTGATGGCCCAGATGACGGTCCCGACCCTGGCCACCTGGTGCGCCGTCTACACGATCGCCGACCAGGCATCGGATCCATATCTTTCGTACGTCCTGCACGAGGACGAGGAGCGCATCGACGGCCTCAAGGCCCTCCTGTCGAAGATCGCCCCTCCGGACCCCGTCCCGACCCCGGGCGCCCGCGTCTGGGGCGCTCCCGCGGAGGCCGCCCACCAGGCCGCCCTGCGCACCTCCATGCGCAGCCTCGGCCTCGGCGAGCCTGCCACGGTGAGCTCCGGCATCGGTACGACACTGCAGACGGCCGCCGCGGTCGGCGGTGAGACCGTCGTACTCCCCCTGGTGGCCCGCAACCGCGTCATCGGCATGCTGACGCTCGGCAAGCCGTCGGACGAACACTTCCGCCAGGAAATCCTGGAACTGGCCGAGGACTTGAGCCGCAGGGCCGCCCTGGCCCTCGACAACGCCCGCCTGTACTCGGAGCGCACGGCCATCAGCCAGTCCCTCCAGCGCAGCCTCCTGCCCCCGGAACTCCCCCAGATCGATGGCGTGGAGGTCGAGGTCATCTACCGCGCGGCGGGCGAGGGCAACGAAGTCGGCGGCGACTTCTACGACCTCTTCCCCATCCGTGACGGCGCCTACGGCTTCGCCATCGGAGACGTCTGCGGTACGGGTCCGGAGGCGGCCGCGGTCACAGGGCTCGCCCGCCACGCGCTGCGTCTGCTCGCCCGCGAGGGCTTCGGCGGCCCGGCGGTCCTTGAGCGCCTGAACTCCGCGATCCTCGACGAGGGTGCCCGCAGCCGCTTCCTGACGCTCCTGTACGGGGAGTTGTGGCCCCAGGAGGACGGCTCGGCGCTCCTCAAGGTCGTCTGCGCCGGCCACCCGCTCCCCCTGCGCCTCCGTCAGGACGGCACGGTCGAACCGGCCGCCGAACCTCAGCCGCTCCTCGGCGTGATGGAGGACCTGGAGCTCTACGAGCAGACGATCACGCTCGACCCGGGCGACGTCCTGCTGTGCGTGACGGACGGCGTCACCGAACGCCGCGAGGGCACACGCATGTTGGGCGACGACGGCCTCATCGACGTCCTCACCACCTGCACGGGCCTCACGGCCGGAGCCGTGGCCGCCCGCATCATGCGCGCGGTGGAACGCTTCGCGTCGGACGCCCCGTCGGACGACATGGCCATTCTCGCGATGCGCGTCCCGGGCCTTCAGAACGACTGA
- a CDS encoding DegT/DnrJ/EryC1/StrS family aminotransferase, which produces MLRAAGVGIGDEVIVPAFGNVEVAEAVIQAGAMPVFADIDPATYCLDAAEVNAAVGPRTVAVVAVHRFGRPADITRLRDVGQRHGLLVLEQGESEAPYDEIEERRAHAAYLDGRLRGVRTPVRGIGHTYQQYVVRVPGNGRPDRDAFARAVRAKGVECRVPVKTPVHRMPVFRRDVCLPETERAADETLALPVDASLSKRQMQRMVSACNALGGLLQPAF; this is translated from the coding sequence ATGCTCCGGGCCGCGGGCGTGGGAATCGGTGACGAGGTCATCGTGCCGGCGTTCGGCAACGTCGAGGTCGCCGAGGCCGTGATCCAGGCCGGTGCGATGCCGGTCTTCGCCGACATAGACCCGGCCACGTACTGCCTGGACGCCGCCGAGGTGAACGCGGCCGTCGGTCCGCGGACGGTCGCTGTCGTCGCCGTACACCGCTTCGGCCGGCCCGCGGACATCACGCGGCTCCGGGACGTCGGGCAGCGGCACGGGCTGCTCGTGCTGGAGCAGGGCGAGTCCGAGGCGCCGTACGACGAGATCGAGGAGCGCAGGGCGCATGCGGCGTACCTCGACGGGCGGTTGAGGGGCGTGCGGACGCCGGTGCGCGGCATCGGACACACGTACCAGCAGTACGTCGTGCGGGTGCCGGGGAACGGGCGGCCGGACCGGGACGCCTTCGCGCGTGCCGTACGGGCCAAGGGAGTCGAGTGCCGGGTGCCGGTGAAGACGCCCGTGCACCGGATGCCTGTGTTCAGGCGGGACGTCTGTCTGCCGGAGACCGAGCGGGCCGCCGACGAGACGCTGGCTCTGCCTGTCGACGCGTCGTTGTCGAAGCGGCAGATGCAGCGGATGGTGTCCGCGTGCAATGCGCTCGGTGGGCTCCTGCAGCCCGCTTTCTAG